One window from the genome of Elaeis guineensis isolate ETL-2024a chromosome 5, EG11, whole genome shotgun sequence encodes:
- the LOC105044442 gene encoding cysteine-rich repeat secretory protein 55: MALLRHLLLLSILLPFCTAATDSIGQYCANSFNGRKTQSNIDHVLSDLVAKASVGGFATAYSGEGSDIIYGLAQCRGDVSSDDCSTCLRAAAKKLPTVCPGQADARIWYDYCFMRYDNENFIGKADTGFAVIYYNVQNATDPEAFDEEKERLMSRLKAEAVAPGSKGFATGKTEFTPSVTIYGLEQCTKDLQPLMCAQCLSSALAKFPDYCRFRQGCQVLYSSCIVRYEIYPFFFPLDSSPTAVGRYSKAILFP; encoded by the coding sequence ATGGCCTTGCTTCgccatctcctcctcctctccatctTGCTCCCATTTTGCACCGCTGCCACCGACTCCATCGGCCAGTACTGTGCTAATAGCTTCAATGGCAGAAAAACCCAGTCCAACATCGACCACGTGCTATCCGATCTTGTCGCAAAGGCTTCGGTCGGTGGCTTTGCGACAGCATACTCCGGTGAAGGAAGCGATATAATTTATGGCCTCGCGCAGTGTAGAGGAGATGTTAGCTCCGATGACTGCTCCACGTGCCTCAGAGCTGCGGCAAAGAAGCTCCCAACGGTGTGCCCAGGCCAAGCCGATGCGAGGATATGGTACGACTACTGCTTCATGCGCTACGACAACGAGAACTTCATCGGCAAGGCCGATACTGGGTTTGCAGTAATTTATTATAACGTCCAGAATGCCACAGATCCTGAGGCTTTCGACGAGGAGAAGGAGAGACTGATGAGTAGGCTGAAGGCGGAGGCGGTGGCGCCGGGTAGCAAGGGGTTCGCAACCGGGAAGACGGAGTTCACGCCATCTGTGACCATCTATGGGCTGGAGCAGTGCACGAAGGACCTCCAGCCACTGATGTGCGCCCAGTGCTTGTCGTCGGCGCTGGCCAAGTTCCCCGACTACTGCCGGTTCCGGCAGGGGTGCCAGGTGCTTTATAGCAGCTGTATCGTGCGCTACGAGATTTATCCCTTCTTTTTCCCGCTCGACTCGAGCCCGACTGCGGTCGGCCGCTACTCCAAGGCCATCTTGTTTCCGTAG
- the LOC105044441 gene encoding LOW QUALITY PROTEIN: cysteine-rich repeat secretory protein 55 (The sequence of the model RefSeq protein was modified relative to this genomic sequence to represent the inferred CDS: inserted 2 bases in 2 codons), which translates to MALLHHLLLLSILLPFCTAATDSIAQYCANSFHGSKIQSNIDHVLSDLVAKASVSGFATSYSGEGSDIIYGLAQCRGDVSSDDCSTCLRAAAKKLPTVCPGQADARIWYDYCFMRYDNENFIGKADTGYATILINVQNATDPEAFDKEEERLMGRLETEAVAXGSRGFATGKTEFTPFVTIYGLEQCTKDLQPLMCAQCLSSALAKFXEYCRFRQGCQVLYSSCIVRYEIYPFFFPLDSSLAAVGRYSKAILHP; encoded by the exons ATGGCCTTGTTacaccatctcctcctcctctccatctTGCTCCCATTTTGCACCGCAGCCACCGATTCCATAGCCCAGTACTGTGCTAATAGCTTCCATGGCAGCAAAATCCAGTCCAACATCGACCACGTCCTATCCGATCTTGTCGCAAAGGCTTCGGTCAGTGGCTTTGCGACATCATACTCCGGTGAAGGAAGCGATATAATTTATGGCCTCGCGCAGTGTAGGGGAGATGTTAGCTCCGATGACTGCTCGACGTGCCTCAGAGCTGCAGCAAAGAAGCTCCCAACAGTGTGCCCAGGCCAAGCCGATGCAAGGATTTGGTACGACTACTGCTTCATGCGCTACGACAACGAGAACTTCATCGGCAAGGCCGATACCGGGTATGCAACAATTTTAATTAACGTCCAGAATGCCACAGATCCCGAGGCTTTCGACAAGGAGGAGGAGAGGCTGATGGGTAGGCTGGAGACGGAGGCGGTGG CGGGGAGTCGGGGGTTCGCAACCGGAAAGACGGAGTTCACGCCATTTGTGACTATCTACGGGCTGGAGCAGTGCACGAAGGATCTCCAGCCACTGATGTGCGCCCAGTGCTTGTCGTCGGCGCTGGCTAAGT CCGAGTACTGCCGGTTCCGGCAGGGGTGCCAGGTGCTTTATAGCAGCTGTATTGTGCGCTACGAGATTTATCCCTTCTTTTTCCCGCTCGACTCGAGCCTGGCTGCGGTCGGCCGCTACTCCAAGGCCATCTTGCATCCGTAG